AGCTCGACAAGCAGCACGGTAATTAGCTCCTACAGAAGTTGCCGAGCGTAACAATTGTTTACCAAGAACTTGACCTGTTGTATTTGATGGTAAAGCAGTGACTAACCGAATAACTCTGACAGCTAAACTTTTCGTTCTTTCTTTAAACTTCACCTCATCCATAAAAAACCTTCATATTTGGGATTTACGATTTACGATTTACGATTGGGGATTGGGGATTGGGGATTGGGGATTTATGGGTTATATTATTTATAATTTATGAGTGTAAATTTATTGTATATTTTTTTCTAAGTAATTATACATTTTTAACACTTAATATAAAAAATCATAAATGTAAATCTATGAACCATAAAGTGTAAACTGTAAATTCCTAATCATAAATCAAAAATTCCCAATCGTAAATCCAAAATCGTAAATCGTAAATCATTTAAGTTTTTGGGGAATAAAATAAGTAATCGCAATGGGGAATAATCGAGCCTTTGGATTAGAAAATCGAGAATAAATCGCTGTGGTTTCTCGTTCAATTTCTTTGGGAATTTGTTCTAATCTTAATTTTAAACTATTGCGATTGCGTTCCAACTGATCCTTTTCTATTGAAGTAAATAACTCTAACTGAACAAAATCCGGTTCATTTAATTCTTGTTCAATACTCCGTTGCAATTCAGTTAAAATTGCCTTGATATCCCCTACTTCTTTGTCACATCGGTCTTGCAAGCTTTTTTCTAAGGAAGTTCTGCGGTCGCCCATTCGTTTTTCTAATTGTTTCATTAAGGGATGAGTATATTGATTCCACGCCTTAACCAACCGTTCTTTCATTTCGTCCGAAACCAAATTAGGAATTGCAGATTGAATCACGTTTTCCAATTTCATCACCTTTAACGGGTTAAATTTTCCTTGTTCTAAGGTTCCCCCGGCGGTGATTAATTCTTCATGTAACCGATGTTGGTCACTCCCTAAAATGACTAATCGCCCGTAAGCTACAACAGCCGGATATTCTAAGATTGAATTTGGAACAACTTTAATCGTCACCCGATGTAAGTTTTTATTTCCTTCCCGTGACCAAACCTCCGCTCGGAGTAAGCGTAAACACATCTGAACTAAGCGATGGTTCAAATGAATTAAAACCAAATCGTCCCGTCCTCTCGTTAAATTAGGGTCAAAAACAATGGGGCGAATTTCTCCGGTGTGGGGATGGGCTAACCCTTGACTGCACCCTGCCCAACTGCCTTTTAAGGGGGGAAGAATAAAAGCTGAAGGATAGTCTTTATAAGGGATTAACGGGGGCTGTCCGGCTAATTCTAAACCCACTTTAACCACAGATTCAATATTACTGGGATCTAATCTTAAGCTAGTGCGGGTTTCATCTAATTGTTCTTTTAATTTCTGAATTTGTTCGCGGATTTTCCGTTCAAATTTCAATAACCGTCGCACAGGTTCACTTTCTTTTTCGGCTTTCGTGGTGTCCAGGGTTTGGCGTTTTCCTAACATCGCTTCTTCGACTTGGATAGCAATTACTAGCCCTACTTTTCCTAAATCTTCACGGATGTTATTTACTTTTAAAGCCGCCCGCATTAAAAATTCTAAATCCCCTTCTAATTCTCCAGGGGATAACCCAACAGTTGATTGTTGAGAATAACTTTTGCCGACAAAATGATAAATACTCACTTGTTGGGCTTTTTGTCCATGACGGTCAATACGGCCGTTTCGTTGTTCCATGCGGTTCGGGTTCCAAGGAATTTCATAATGAATTAAACGAGAACAATGATTTTGTAAATCTAAGCCTTCGGAAGCGGCATCGGTAGCCAGGAGAATGCGGACATTAGACAGTTCTGGACTGGCTTGGAAGGCGGCTTTAATTCGTTCTCGGTCTTCTGCTTTCATTCCTCCATAGAGGGTCATTAAACGGTCATTTTCCGCGAGTCCTTGGGTGGCTAAAAGTTCATATAACCATTTTTGGGTGGTGCGATATTCGGTGAAAATAATGACCCGTTCCGTAGACCATTGATTATTGGGTTTAATATAGGTTTGAATCCAATTCAGGAGTTCTTTGGCTTTAGAATCAGGAACCGGAGAAGCGGCTTCTGCCCATTGTTTTAAGCGATTGAGGATTGTTCTTTCTTCAGGGGTTAGTTCTCGAAATAAGGAAGAAGTAGTAGCGATCGCATCCTCTGTTGTGGTTTCATACAAATCATCATCCCCAAATTCTTCATCAATCAGATCTAACTGACGGCGTAAAATTCCAGGTGTCGGTTTGGAGACAGTACGAGAGGTGCGAGGTTTAGCTTTTTGTAGAGTTTGATCATGTTTTTCTAACGTTGTTAAAAATGCCATTGGCGAAGAAAATAGGCGTTTTTTCAATAGTTTTAAAACAAATTCTGTAGCTGTTAATTCGACTTGGTTCTGGGGATTTTTTCGTCGTAATTGAGTATATTGAGTTAACAAGCGATTCGCTTCGCGTTCAGCGTCGCTATAGTTAACGGAAATGGCTTCTAATTGTCGTTCCGGGAAGCGGGGTGTGCCATCCCAATCGGTAATTTCTGATTTTAACCGTCGCACCATAACGACTTGTAATTGATTCTGGTCTGGTGCAACGCCTCGGGCAAATCGTTGAGAATCCAATAATTCTAATAAAGCAGTAAAACTTTCAGGATAACCGTTATGGGGCGTGGCGGTTAGAAAAAGTTTATGTTCAAAATGGGGTTCAATTAAACGAATTGCTGCGGTGCGTTGAGAATCAATGGCATAATTTCCCCCGCCTGATGGGGCAATATTATGAGCTTCATCGACAATTAATAAATCAAAACGACGGGGATAAATCGATTCCCCTTCACTGGGTAGAGCTTCTCGAAATAAGCGTAAGGGTCGATCTCGTTTGAGAAAATCAATTGATGAAATTAACCGAGGAAAATGTGTCCAAGGATTAACGTGCAGTCCCCGATTTCTTCTTAAGTCTCGCATTAAGTCTCGATTGACAATCCGAAACTCTAAACCGAATTTATCCCGCATTTGTTCTTGCCATTGGATTTGCAGAGAAGATGGGCAAATGATTAAAATGCGTTGAACTCGTTGGCGTAAAATTAATTCTTGGGCGACTAATCCCGCTTCTATGGTTTTTCCTAACCCCACATCATCGGCGACCAAAAGATTTACCCTGGGCATTTGAATCGCTCTCACAACGGGGTCAAGTTGGTAATCTTCAATATCAACGCCACTGCGAAAGGGAGATTGTACAGAACGGACATCAGCACTGGAGGAAGCTCCCCAACGCACAGCATCGAGAAAGGCATCTAATCGTTCTGGCGCATCAAACCCATCGGGATAGGGCAGTTCTTTAGATTCATAAATACAAGCCCCAGGTTCCAGTTCCCAGATGACTTGCAGTTCTTCTCCTAAACCATCATCTTCGACTGAAGTGAGGGTAACTAAATGGTGTTTAGAGAAGGTAAAACTTAGGGTTAAGGGGTTTTGAGGAAGGGAAGAAGATTCGACATCAATGACTGAAAATCGTCTTCCTCGCACCTCTACAAGTTGCCCTGGGTCTGGAATCGGGGTTGGGGTTGCCATAAACGGTAGGAAAATGAGGAGCGAAAAGAAAGCCCTTAAATCTACTATAGATCCTTTGGAGTTATTACGTTAAGGAGTAGATTAATTAATCCATTTGCGATCTGGAACAACAGAATCGGCAACCCGATCTCTTTGACTCGGAGCCGGAAATATAATAGTTGAGGTTTCTCTTGTTCTGGTACTTACACCTAGGTTTTAATTAAACATTGCCTTGATTTTTGTTCTCCACAGGCGGTTTTTCCTTAGAGTTTTAAATCAAGGAATAACTGCCCAGGTGAGATATTTCCTCGACTTCGACAATGGTAAGCTAGGTGGCAACTACTACACAATGCCACTAAATTTTCTAAACGATTATCCCCAGGGTCACAATTCCAATGATGGACTTGCAACATATAAGCTCGACGTTTTAGGGTATGAGGTAAAGCTTCTCCAGGTTTTAGACACAAACGACCACATCGTTGACATTGCCAATTCGCCGCTTCCTTAACCGCCAAAGCTAGTTCTTTCCAATTATCAGGATAACGATTTAAACTCATGGACAAATTTATTAATTTTTATTAACCCTCTGATATTTATTGATGTTTCCCCTCAAGCACTTCTTACAGTCTAGTTTTTTATTGACCCGTTGAGGTAATGAATAACATAACGGATAACATAACAAATAACATAACAAATAACAGATAACATAACGAATAACATAACGAATAACAGGAATAGCAAATGAATCAATATGTCTGGACTAATTGTTAAAGGGAAACATTCATAAAAACCCCCTAACTTGGGGGCTAGGGGATTTCTGGCGGATCGCTAAATCAGTTTTGTTTGTTGCTTCAATTTGCAATCCCATTACTGAGGATTCTTAGCTAATTATCTGAATTGCACACCGAAACCTCAAGAAACACCTCAAGAAATTCCTGAAAAAAACTATCCAGATTATTCACTTCAATATGGAATTAGGGAATTGGGCTATCTCAACGGCCGTCCAAATTGTTGAGGTACTGATAGATAGCCATACCCTGAATCACGGGTACTGGAATCTGATTTGAAATGGGTTAGGTCGGCATCGGAGGACTAAATACATGATTGAGGCTGTTAATGGGGGGAATCCTAAGAACTGTCACATATTCATCAGAACTGTTACACGGATTTATATAGATTGCAATAATCAGCACCTCTCAACGATTCAAGGGGGTGCGGCATGATTACCACCGACACCACATTAAAAGGAAAGGCGATGCCGCAAGGCGGCGGCTACGCCATCGCCTCAAGCAAGCGTAACCCATGCCCAATCTGTGAAAAAACGCACGGTTGCAAGATTTCAGATAATTTAATAATGTGCCTACGGGGTGATAGCAATTGGAGCATACCCGGATGGAAATATCTCAAACCTCTCAGGGGAGGTATGGGGGGATTATTCGGGGATTATTCGGGGGAGCGTCAAGAATACAGACCGGAACAGCAACCCAAAGCCGCCAAACCTTCAAACATTACCCCGTTGACAGATGAGCAATTAGACAGAGAAGCCAGAAAAATCCTGAAACAGTTGGGATTGAGTGCCAAACATCGGGAACAGTTGCACGGTCGCGGCTTAACTGATGAACAAATTGATCAGCGTGGGTTTAAGTCGGTTGACCGCTATCAAGAATTTAATCTGATCTCGATTAGTCCTAACTTCCCTGGGATGGGAGACAAGGGAACTCTAGCCAATAGCGGATCAGGAATTCTGATTCCTATTCGGAATATCAAAGGATTAATCATTGGGTTTCAGCTTGCCAGAGATGATCGGGAGCCAAAATATCAATGGCTTTGGGGAAGTAGCGATCGCCGTGCATCTGGCGAGTTGCCTTTGCAGATTCTAAAATTAAATAGTTCCCCTGATTTAAACATTATAGAGGGAACACAAAAACCCTTACCCGCAGCGCATTTACACAATATTAATGTGTTGGGTGCTGGCGGTGTGAATTGGCATGGCTCCAAGAAGGAATTTAAAGCTATTGTTGATTCCAAAAACTTTGATTTATACATCTTAAATCCTGACACCGGATGCCAAGCTAATCATCATGTGATGGGTGCTTATCGAG
The nucleotide sequence above comes from Planktothrix agardhii NIES-204. Encoded proteins:
- a CDS encoding helicase domain protein, translating into MATPTPIPDPGQLVEVRGRRFSVIDVESSSLPQNPLTLSFTFSKHHLVTLTSVEDDGLGEELQVIWELEPGACIYESKELPYPDGFDAPERLDAFLDAVRWGASSSADVRSVQSPFRSGVDIEDYQLDPVVRAIQMPRVNLLVADDVGLGKTIEAGLVAQELILRQRVQRILIICPSSLQIQWQEQMRDKFGLEFRIVNRDLMRDLRRNRGLHVNPWTHFPRLISSIDFLKRDRPLRLFREALPSEGESIYPRRFDLLIVDEAHNIAPSGGGNYAIDSQRTAAIRLIEPHFEHKLFLTATPHNGYPESFTALLELLDSQRFARGVAPDQNQLQVVMVRRLKSEITDWDGTPRFPERQLEAISVNYSDAEREANRLLTQYTQLRRKNPQNQVELTATEFVLKLLKKRLFSSPMAFLTTLEKHDQTLQKAKPRTSRTVSKPTPGILRRQLDLIDEEFGDDDLYETTTEDAIATTSSLFRELTPEERTILNRLKQWAEAASPVPDSKAKELLNWIQTYIKPNNQWSTERVIIFTEYRTTQKWLYELLATQGLAENDRLMTLYGGMKAEDRERIKAAFQASPELSNVRILLATDAASEGLDLQNHCSRLIHYEIPWNPNRMEQRNGRIDRHGQKAQQVSIYHFVGKSYSQQSTVGLSPGELEGDLEFLMRAALKVNNIREDLGKVGLVIAIQVEEAMLGKRQTLDTTKAEKESEPVRRLLKFERKIREQIQKLKEQLDETRTSLRLDPSNIESVVKVGLELAGQPPLIPYKDYPSAFILPPLKGSWAGCSQGLAHPHTGEIRPIVFDPNLTRGRDDLVLIHLNHRLVQMCLRLLRAEVWSREGNKNLHRVTIKVVPNSILEYPAVVAYGRLVILGSDQHRLHEELITAGGTLEQGKFNPLKVMKLENVIQSAIPNLVSDEMKERLVKAWNQYTHPLMKQLEKRMGDRRTSLEKSLQDRCDKEVGDIKAILTELQRSIEQELNEPDFVQLELFTSIEKDQLERNRNSLKLRLEQIPKEIERETTAIYSRFSNPKARLFPIAITYFIPQKLK
- a CDS encoding HNH endonuclease, translated to MSLNRYPDNWKELALAVKEAANWQCQRCGRLCLKPGEALPHTLKRRAYMLQVHHWNCDPGDNRLENLVALCSSCHLAYHCRSRGNISPGQLFLDLKL